A window of the Pristiophorus japonicus isolate sPriJap1 chromosome 13, sPriJap1.hap1, whole genome shotgun sequence genome harbors these coding sequences:
- the bltp3b gene encoding bridge-like lipid transfer protein family member 3B isoform X2 — protein sequence MAGLIKKQILKHLSRFTKNLSPDKINLSTLKGEGQLTNLELDEEVLQNMLDLPTWLAITRVFCNKAAIRIHWTKLKTHPICLFLDKVEMEMRTCEEPRPPNGPSPIATASGQSEYGFAEKVVEGISLSVNSIIIKINAKAFNASFELSQLQIHSVNTSWQQSDLRFTRIHDPQRGEVLTFKEITWQMIRIEADAIQNEEHDILSAPVRLITNQSKLKVSLKRRLKDCNVVASKLVLILDDLLWVLTDSQLKAMAQYSKSLSEVMEKSAQQRKSMATEPTQSATPVPISQQVRTPQATAAADQNDALAKLFNAFDVKETSHHLIISHLDLHICDDIHVRERGFPKQITGGAMQLSFTQITVDYYPYHRAGDSCQHWMYYNESTKTRSTWAKELLKEFKSNVDMLKQAVKDYSKTKPTSPPPHGSPPPVLIETTLRHKPVTTGKEQMSKGTSPANISSATSQQSKTKLLSSCFVFRVEDLNIYQVSTADQRRDSPKAMICCNKKSLYLPSEMAAIHIEFTEYYFPDGKNFPIPCPNLYVQMNALQFTLDARSMLWLNQFILDLMQSLEQFTAIYKLDSGKKDEHVDVRFDGLMLKFIVPTDKGSDDHQDRPQSISIQTAEVIATNTRHSPNCTRTDLEAMLQEFKDDNFFRKTFTTFPKTTNSFNVLHPVFQRHAHEQDTKLHEIYKGLVTPKLSTNALKTFAATDLWAIHFSQFWVDYEGMKSGKGRPVGFVDSFPLSIWVCQPNRFAKSQEDVLSSRQSAFQIPKSESSDLSIRLQHKKLLRDFYSTESEPFTNGLGKSNSVDGAAGSLKSLQSSDADIHFLVHIQKHVSMQVNHHQYCFLLRLQQSIKRLQEQFQKNIEKVTGKPAQQTKVCIGLVLKDAEVALLLHPLPQTEASSKAPAENASPTESDLSPSESRETLAAESEAPSDDSNTEHLSKKTLDESGNIQTENTDKSTVGPMDPLLSKSYSDSALIKGMISQSSFDPTVSQFPVSSDASGDIDETRSEDKNQLGDATKLSNVEALNVSQSMEPLNICTKNKNECSHLSLCKENCQEEIPNTFQNKRNGTVDSLIDLTDHENPLQNFDYSKETPPSTKLVLPQSVSSGKLKDRSQPSLTNCPVVYKNIRRSPSQISLDTISIDSSLLEEQFLESDGNESLKVAFVRTSPIFRRWTETY from the exons TGAATATGGCTTTGCTGAAAAAGTTGTAGAAGGCATCTCTCTCTCTGTGAATTCCATCATTATCAAAATCAATGCAAAAGCTTTCAATGCATCCTTTGAGTTGTCCCAGCTGCAAATACATAGTGTAAATACAAGCTGGCAACAAAGTGACTTGCGGTTCACCCGAATACACGATCCTCAGCGTGGGGAG GTCCTGACATTCAAGGAGATTACCTGGCAGATGATCCGAATAGAGGCAGATGCTATCCAGAACGAGGAACATGATATCCTGAGTGCACCTGTGAGGCTCATCACAAACCAGTCCAAGCTGAAAGTCAGCTTGAAGCGAAGG TTAAAGGATTGTAACGTGGTGGCATCAAAACTGGTGCTTATTTTGGATGATTTGTTGTGGGTTTTGACTGACTCCCAGCTCAAGGCAATGGCGCAGTATTCAAAATCACTGAGCGAAGTCATGGAAAAATCTGCACAGCAAAGAAAGAGTATGGCTACTGAACCcacgcag AGTGCAACTCCGGTTCCCATTTCCCAACAGGTTAGAACACCACAAGCTACAGCAGCAGCTGATCAAAATGATGCTCTTGCCAAACTCTTCAATGCTTTTGATGTAAAGGAAACATCTCACCATTTAATCATTTCTCATTTGGATCTGCACATCTGTGACGACATTCATGTGAGGGAGCGAG GATTTCCAAAACAGATCACAGGCGGAGCCATGCAGCTGTCTTTTACACAGATTACAGTGGATTACTACCCCTATCACCGAGCAG GAGACAGCTGCCAGCACTGGATGTACTATAATGAATCCACAAAAACTAGATCAACCTGGGCAAAAGAGTTACTGAAGGAATTCAAGTCTAATGTTGATATGTTGAAACAAGCTGTGAAGGATTATAGTAAAACAAAACCTACTTCCCCACCCCCACATGGTTCACCTCCACCTGTATTAATAG AGACCACGCTCAGACATAAACCTGTCACGACAGGCAAAGAACAGATGTCAAAAGGAACCAGTCCTGCTAATATTTCATCTGCAACTAGTCAGCAATCAAAGACAAAACTATTATCCAGTTGTTTTGTATTCAGAGTGGAGGATTTAAATATTTATCAG GTTTCTACAGCGGATCAGCGTCGAGATTCTCCCAAAGCAATGATCTGCTGCAATAAGAAGTCTTTATATCTTCCATCAGAGATGGCAGCTATTCACATTGAATTTACTGAATATTATTTCCCAGATGGAAAAAATTTCCCTA TTCCTTGCCCGAATCTTTATGTACAGATGAATGCACTACAGTTCACACTTGATGCCAGGAGCATGTTGTGGTTGAACCAATTTATACTAGATCTGATGCAGAGTCTGGAGCAGTTCACAGCGATCTACAAACTTGATAGTGGGAAAAAAGATGAACATGTTGACGTACGATTTGATGGACTGATGCTCAAG TTTATTGTTCCAACTGATAAGGGATCTGATGACCATCAAGATCGCCCACAATCAATTTCTATTCAGACAGCAGAGGTAATCGCTACAAATACAAGACACTCCCCAAACTGTACACGGACTGATCTGGAAGCCATGCTGCAGGAGTTCAAAGATGATAACTTTTTTAGGAAAACGTTCACAACCTTTCCCAAAACAACCAACAGTTTCAACGTATTGCATCCAGTATTTCAAAGGCATGCCCATGAGCAGGACACCAAATTGCATGAAATTTATAAGGGCTTAGTTACTCCAAAGTTGAGTACGAATGCATTGAAAACCTTTGCAGCGACAGACCTGTGGGCCATACACTTTTCTCAGTTTTGGGTTGACTATGAAGGGATGAAGAGTGGGAAAGGAAGACCTGTGGGATTTGTGGATTCTTTCCCTCTTTCTATCTGGGTTTGTCAACCCAATAGATTTGCAAAATCTCAAGAAGATGTTCTGTCTTCCAGACAATCTGCCTTTCAGATTCCCAAAAGTGAATCCAGTGACTTAAGCATCCGTTTACAACATAAAAAGCTCCTGAGGGATTTCTATAGTACAGAATCCGAGCCATTCACTAATGGATTGGGAAAATCAAATTCTGTAGATGGTGCTGCTGGATCCTTGAAATCCTTGCAGTCTTCAGATGCAGATATACATTTTCTTGTACATATTCAAAAGCATGTGAGCATGCAGGTTAATCATCATCAATACTGTTTCTTGCTCCGCCTTCAACAGTCGATAAAAAGGCTTCAGGAACAGTTTCAGAAGAACATAGAGAAGGTGACTGGAAAGCCGGCACAGCAGACCAAAGTTTGCATTGGGTTGGTGCTTAAAGATGCTGAAGTAGCTTTACTGCTTCATCCGCTGCCTCAGACTGAAGCAAGCAGTAAGGCTCCGGCTGAAAATGCAAGTCCTACAGAATCGGACCTTTCACCTTCTGAAAGTAGAGAAACTCTGGCAGCTGAGAGTGAAGCACCGAGTGATGATTCAAATACTGAGCATCTCAGCAAAAAAACACTTGATGAATCTGGAAATATTCAAACTGAAAACACAGATAAAAGTACTGTCGGACCTATGGACCCTTTGCTTTCTAAATCATATAGTGACTCGGCTTTGATAAAAGGAATGATATCGCAGTCCTCTTTTGATCCTACTGTTAGTCAATTTCCAGTCTCATCAGATGCCTCTGGAGACATCGATGAAACTCGTTCTGAAGATAAAAATCAGCTCGGTGATGCCACAAAGTTATCAAATGTTGAAGCTCTCAATGTTTCTCAAAGCATGGAACCACTGAACATTTGCACAAAAAACAAAAATGAATGCAGTCATCTTTCTTTGTGTAAGGAGAATTGCCAAGAGGAAATACCAAATACTTTTCAAAACAAAAGAAATGGAACTGTAGATTCATTAATTGATTTAACTGATCACGAGAATCCCTTGCAAAACTTTGATTACAGTAAAGAAACACCACCTTCAACAAAGTTGGTGTTACCTCAGTCGGTATCAAG TGGGAAACTGAAGGATCGTTCACAACCCTCCTTGACTAACTGTCCTGTAGTGTATAAAAATATAAGGAGAAGTCCATCTCAGATTTCACTGGACACTATATCAATTGACAGCAGTTTGCTGGAGGAACAGTTCTTGGAGAGTGATGGGAATGAAAGCCTAAAAG TTGCCTTCGTGCGTACTTCTCCAATCTTTCGAAGGTGGACTGAAACGTATTGA